A region from the Brachyspira hampsonii genome encodes:
- a CDS encoding class I SAM-dependent methyltransferase: MYKCCLCNYEGDMKIKSNVAGRDIVACPNCKLEFIYNQPTFDEIKQIYSSEYYKAWGMENGENNEVALMKKSTFRNMLKKILPYKKSGNILDIGTASGFLLEEAKLLGFEPYGVELSEYSSSIAKKKFGDDRIHNGTLETSSFQENFFDVITMTDLLEHIQNPIEILKYSYKILKCPTGGGVYYAHYS, translated from the coding sequence ATGTATAAATGTTGTTTGTGTAATTATGAAGGTGATATGAAAATAAAATCTAATGTTGCTGGAAGAGACATAGTAGCTTGTCCAAATTGTAAATTAGAATTTATATATAATCAGCCAACATTTGATGAGATAAAACAAATATATTCTAGTGAATATTATAAAGCTTGGGGTATGGAAAATGGTGAAAATAATGAAGTTGCTTTAATGAAAAAATCAACATTTAGAAATATGTTAAAAAAAATACTTCCATATAAGAAATCTGGAAATATATTAGATATAGGTACGGCATCCGGTTTTTTACTTGAAGAAGCAAAACTTCTTGGATTTGAACCTTATGGAGTAGAGCTTTCTGAATATTCAAGTTCAATAGCAAAGAAAAAATTTGGAGATGATAGAATACATAACGGTACATTAGAAACATCAAGTTTTCAAGAAAATTTTTTTGATGTTATTACTATGACAGATCTTTTAGAACATATACAAAACCCAATAGAAATACTTAAATATTCATATAAAATATTAAAATGTCCTACTGGGGGGGGGGTATATTATGCTCACTATTCCTGA
- a CDS encoding class I SAM-dependent methyltransferase, producing the protein MYNICKLCGYEGEMKVKSIVNGSNILLCPNCTLEFMYPQTSDEELNKIYSGKNYPTCSFDNGAEENPITNMKRKTFNNILKKILPYCSNGNLLDIGCSSGLLLEEAKLIGFDPYGIEISEYASSIAKKRIGSDRIYNGTLETSSFNKNFFNVITMIDVIEHVRNPIETLKYVKNILNRIGGGGYILITTPNTDSFSRKIMGAKWTHYNSEHLFYFNKLSIKKLCDICGYELIYCSSFAKIMRLDYMSFQMKEHYHSFVSNAMNILSNIPIIGKISFPIFTGDFIAILKIL; encoded by the coding sequence ATGTATAATATATGTAAATTATGCGGTTATGAAGGAGAAATGAAAGTAAAATCTATTGTGAATGGAAGTAATATACTTTTATGTCCTAATTGTACATTAGAATTTATGTATCCTCAAACAAGCGATGAAGAATTAAATAAAATTTATTCTGGTAAAAATTATCCTACTTGCAGTTTTGACAATGGGGCAGAGGAAAATCCTATAACAAATATGAAAAGAAAAACTTTTAATAATATCCTCAAGAAGATATTACCATATTGTAGTAATGGAAATTTGCTTGATATAGGATGTTCTAGTGGGTTATTATTAGAAGAAGCAAAACTTATTGGATTTGATCCTTATGGAATAGAAATATCTGAATATGCAAGCAGTATAGCTAAAAAAAGAATAGGAAGTGATAGGATATATAATGGAACATTGGAAACTTCAAGTTTTAATAAAAATTTTTTCAATGTCATAACAATGATTGATGTAATAGAACATGTTAGAAACCCAATAGAAACATTAAAATATGTAAAAAATATTTTAAATAGAATTGGGGGGGGGGGGTACATTTTGATAACTACTCCTAATACAGATTCTTTTAGTAGAAAAATAATGGGGGCTAAATGGACTCATTATAACTCGGAACATTTATTTTATTTTAATAAATTAAGTATTAAAAAGTTATGCGATATATGTGGTTATGAATTGATTTATTGTTCAAGTTTTGCAAAAATTATGAGATTAGATTATATGTCTTTTCAAATGAAGGAACATTATCATTCATTTGTTTCAAATGCTATGAATATATTATCTAATATTCCAATAATTGGTAAAATTAGTTTTCCTATTTTTACAGGAGATTTTATTGCAATTTTAAAAATACTTTAG